The genomic region TATGAATTAAATTAGGTCATTATCAGCCAGGGCAAGGTAATTGAGATAAACTCTTATAAACCATTGCGAAAATCTCTTTATAAGGGCAGGCACTACTAATTGCGATTAAAATTCGTCGTTTCCTAATAGTAATGACGGCTCCTAGCTTCAATAATTTTGTGCGTATAATCTCAACAGTTGCATTTTTGAATTCCGTCTTTGCTAAACATTGTTCTCGTAGAGCATTCATCAAAATATAAGCAATAGACGCAAACCACAAACGTAATTGATTCCCTTCAAACGTATGGGTACTTGTTCTATCACTATGTAACCCTAGCTTTTGTTCTTTTAAACAATTTTCCATATTCCCGCGCGGGCAGTACTTTTGAGTATAAAGTCGCCCTGGCGGGATTTTATTAACAGGGAGCAAAGTAACTACAAAGCGAGTATCGACTTCTTTATAGCTATATTCAACTTTGGCGACAACACGACGCTGACGGCTCCAACTATCTAGAGTTTGATAGTCAAGAGAGCAATACCAAACTGAGTTATCAACAAATACTGCTGCGTCGTTCTTTAAATCTGGTGATGGAGGAAATAAGGTTTCAAAAAACTCGACTACTAAAAATAGCTCAACTAGGAGTGTTTCTATGGCTGATGCATCATGTTCAATACGGTGATATCGGCTATCTGCTCTTGAAGAGATATCTTCTGGACAATGCTCGATCCGATTTAAGGTACTTTTTCCAGCCAGAGTAATTGGTTCTTGTTCTAAATTAATTGCTTTTCCTACTGCCAGTGCGAATATCCCATCATGGCGTAGAGTTTCATGGTCATTTACATCTTCATAGCCCATGATTAAGCCATATATTCTTTGTGCAATTAAGCCATTAACTGGATGCAGAATTTTGTTTGGCTCTCGGTAATCTTTAAAACATGCTGCCAGCCGTGATGTTATTTCTCTTTTTCTATCTAGTTCCGCAATTAATATTAATCCTGCATCAGATGTTACAGGCTCACCATTGAAATTAACTACAACTGGACATGATTTTACTAGTCCAAATCTGAACTGTTCCGGTATACAATCGTTTTTATTTGGGGTCATACTTAAAACTGCTAGAATTCTTTTGCAACATACATTCTGGCAGTTTTTGACCCCTCTTTTCTAAAGTCTTGTGAGAAATCCGGGTTACGGTCATCAACATTGGCAGGGGTAATCATAAAGGAAATAATTTCTCCTTTTTCGTTAATGATTAAATGTAATTTAAAGCCAAAGTACCATCTGACAGAACTTTTACCCCAATTGGCTAATCCTTTAAAAACTCTATTACGTTTAGCTCTTGGATTTAAACAGATTTCTAAGGAAGTTGCATCAATGAAGTTGATACCAGTGCTGTGTCCGCGACGTAGATGAAGATACCAACATAAGGGGATTAAAGCACTTTTCTGCAATTCTACAAATCGGTTATAACTTACTAGCTGAGGAAAATATTTGGCGAAAAAATTACATACGTGCTTAGTATAATAATCCTTAAAATTTCGATAAGATGATTGATGAAAATAAATAATTATTGTCATGACTTCGCTTCAACATAAATTAAACTTTCTTGTACTTCTGCGCTCACTTGAAGAGAGTAGTTCTTCTTGCCAAGATTTTTCAAATTCTGCACAGAAATCATCCACGTCACAAAACAATTTTTCTAATTCCATATTTCTCCTTTCGCATATTAAAATAATCACAAAATCAATAATGGAGACAGAAACTACGATTTAAAATCCTCAGGAGGCAAAGTTTCTTGGTAAATTTCTGAAATTATTTTGGCGACTGATATTCGTGCTGATTTTTTAGATTTGAGAATTTCTTTTGCTACTTCAATCGCTTGATCGTAACTAATTATAGAATTTGTCACAAAATCTGATTTTAATTCTTGACTCTCTCGATTTGATTGTGTGATTATTTCATTTCCCCTGGTCTTTGATTGAGTCACAACATCACATTCCGCATTTTTTGATTCTGTATCAGATTCAATCTGCTCTCCAGAATCAATTCTATGAGCTACTTCGATCACTCTTGAGACAATCGCCCTCGGCACACGGATGGTAATTGTGTCTTTATTTTTCCAATTTGACTTCCTGCCAGCATTTTCACGTCTTCCCCCTCTTGTGTCCCGTTTCAACAGTTTTTTAGTATTCATTCCCGTCATGAATTCGTCACGAATTCATCATACTCCCTTTGAGTACCCTTCACGTCTATTCTCATTTATGCAATCTTATTGAGATTACGGAAGAATTGCCCTGTATTGCTACAAACTTTATCCTGTCTAATTTTCAGTCTTTTTTTTACGTCGAACTCAGGTTTCTGGGGATAATGATTTAACACCATCCACTCCTGCCGTCTTTTTACCTAGGTTATCTTGTGTGACCCGACGAACCGATAAACACTTTGCTGCCCAGGACTTCATCAGCGTCTTCTGGAGTCTGCGAAATGCTTTGACATCACCACGAAGAGATGCTTTGTAAATTCGTTTTTGCAACTTAAAAACACGTCTTTCCAACTTACGCCAGTTGATGTATTTCCATTCCGCCATCGAGTCATTACTCAAAACCTTCTTAATTCGGTTAGTCTTCAGAGGAAGAAAACCGTTTTTAGTTGGTTTGGGAGCAATTTGTCGTGTATTAGACTTTTGCATTGCTACTCATAACAATACAATTCCAAATCACCGTAAGTCCGTCAGCATATCCCTGTCATTACAATAGGGCTTTCGCTTCTGACTTAATCTTTACTTTCGTTGCATACGGTTAGCACCTACTCAGTTATCGACCTTACTGAGGGCAGACGAGAGCTTACTTCGTTCCGAATAACCATTGTTTTGAACCTTTAGAATGATGCTGTCCACAGGGTTTATTGGGAGTGCAAAATGGTCAATTGCGGAATTGCCAGCCCCGTTATCCTTTGCCTTTTGGCTCCAGCGCAATAAGCCTTATTTCGCTGGTTAGATATAACTATGGTTCAGACGCATCTTTGCTTTCGCTATTCATGGGTTCATGCTCGAAGGGAACCAGTTTAGGCTACCAGTTTTACCTCCTTTTCATCCCGCTTTACGGATTGATGGCTAGTCGCTACCGTAGGGATGATGCTGTTACCGTTGCACTTACGGAGAGGGACTTCTTCTATTTCTGGAGTCACCCTCATGGTTATTCAGTTATCATTTGAGAGAGATTAAAGTGCGAACTCAACCCATTGGGGTTATCTCTCAAATGTCACCCATCCCTGAATATTTTTTATTCATTTCGAGTGAACGAATCGCACCCACAACATATCTTCAATGGGAATAATCACATGAAGCCGCTTGTATGGTGACTCTGGTTTTCTAGCAGCAGCCTTTTTGGGTTTGGGTCTTGTAATAGTCGCAGTCATTCTACAATCTCCTATTTATATTGATGCACGGAAATGTCCCCTACTGTGATGCGGGGCAAGGTATTGTATTTGTTTGTCTAAAAAATCAGCAGTAGATTTGTTGTCTATCGTTTGCGATCGCTCTACTTGTTCTCACCTTGCCAGAATCTCAACTCGTTTCTAAAATACCTGCTTGTTTTTTTACCTTCGTTCTTCCAGTGATCCCAGGCAACCACCACCTCATCCTCGCCCAAATCCTCCACAACCTCACCTCTAGCTAGATATAAGGTGTAGTAGGGATCAGCATAAGCAACGATAGAGCCGACTTGGATCACCGGAGGATGAGAAGCAATTTCGAGAGCAGTGATTAATTCTGTTTCCTCGGTGGTAAGTTCTGCCCAGTAGTCTGCTTTTATTACCTCGTACTCTTGTGCCACTGCCCAATAGTCCTGCCAAGTACACCCAGGCTGTGCAAGCACCCGCCGAATATCACTGACTGCTTGGGGTAGCATTTCCAGTTGCTCGGCTCGATATGCGATAGCAATAGGTGTCGGCTCACTCCCCAGAATGATTGCCGCAGCCTCTAACGCTTGGGTATTGTTCATCGCTTCGCTTAGGTTCTTCAACGCCATACCCATCAAGCGCAGACATTCTTGGGCGTTCTCCTTGGGGGGTTCAACAGCCAGCGATCGCAGATCAATGGTTTTCTCCAGAGCTTGTTTAACTTGCTTGTTTAACGCTTTGGTCGCCTGTTGCGTCATGGTATTTCCCCACTGTTGGACAGAATGCTGTTGTACGGCGTTTTCTAATTCCTGAATGCGAGAAAGGAGTTGTTGATTCTCAGTTTCTAACTGCCGTAGTGATTCCATCTCATCCAGCCGTTGCTGTAATTGGATATTCTGCTCCCTCTGCTGCTTGTACAGATTTTGCAAGGATTGGATTTGTTCACTTACTTGTTCTTCGGCTCTGGCTGTAGCTTCTGACTGTAGCCCAATTCTTAATTCCTGCTGTAAGCGCTCTAACTCCTGTTTATGGCGTTCTTCAATAGCAGCGATCGCTTCGGTATATTCTGGTCGATAGTTCCGCCCTCTGGAAAATGGGACACTAGCGGCATCTAAATCAGCATTATTGATCAGCAGCCTCTCGCCATCAGCAAAGGTGACAATCTGTTGCCAGCGATTCGGTGCGTCTGCCTCAATGGTTCCCTCTTCTCCATATCTTGGATGGGACTGTTGTGAAACTGTGACAATGGCTTTTTGAGGAACCACTGGTTCTTGAATTTCGGGAACCATTGGTTCCTGAATAGATTGTTTTTTGCGTCGAAGTTGAGGAACCACAATATTTGCAGCAGCCGCAAAGTCTGATTCACTAGGGGAAGGGTTATCTTTGAGAGCGATCGCTACAGCTTGTTTTAATTTCTCTGGTTCCTTGACTAAGCGAAGTAACGGACGAGCCTGACGCTCATTCTTGATGTGTCCCCCCAACTCGCCAACTGCGTCTATGACCTTTTTGGCTCCTAGCAATTGGTTGATTCGTCGGTATCCACCCCAGGCGTATAACTCACGCTGGCAGTATTCTTCAAAGTTTTTATAGCCAGCTTGCACTGCATCCCGGATTTCTCACAAACTCGAAAAAAAGCGGGGTCGAAAACTGCTAAAATGTATATATGGCAAGTATTTCAGCAGTTATAAACGATGATTCGACCCACAAGGCGATCGCTCCCAAAACAGTTCAGATTTGAACAACCAAAGTCACGACCAGTTGTAGTTAATTTCCAGGGTGGACAGGTAACATCTGATGCTGGATTAAGCTTAATTGCTGAAATAGACAGAAAACTACAAATAACATCACAGTTTGCAGAGTGTTTCCAAGATTACCGAAAACCAAATCGAATTGACCATACAGTAGAAAGCTTAATTACACAAAGGATATACGGACTGGTCATGGGGTATGAAGACTTAAATGACCATGAGGAATTACGTCATGATCCAATGTTTGCTATAGCATTACAAAAAAGAATTGGTATAGAAAATGAAGCATTTGTTTTAGCTCCGAAATTGTACATTAAATCGTCTCGAACATTGTCCTGAAGATGTAGAACAAGGAGCAGACAGTCGTTACCATAAAATTGGGCATTCTTCAGAAGCAATTGAAAGTCTATTTGTAAAAATATTTCTAGAATCTTACTCGAAAGAACCACGACAAATTATTTTAGACTTAGAGGCTGTTTGAAAAGTTTTGAGGGGTCAAATTTTATGCTAATCGCCTCACCATGATCCGAATCATGGCAAGGTAGATAAATGTCTCCGATGTTTCAGGCAATAATTCATAGTCTCTAACCAATCGCCGACACCCCATTAACCAACCAAAAGTCCGCTCCACGACCCAACGTTTTTTGAGCAGCACAAAACCCTTGGTTTGTTCTGGTCGCAGAACCACCTGCACAATCCAACGACAGAAGTCCATCACCCACTGCATGAACGGATCACCATTAAAGCCGCCATCCACCCAAATGGTTGTCAAACGAGAAACCTGGTTGCTAGATTGCTTTACCCGTTTAAGAACTTTTTTGCCCCCTTCACGCTCACCCACACTGGCTGCTGTTACCAAGACCCGCAAAACTAAACCCAAGGTATCAACTGTCATAAATCGCTTGCGCCCTTTTATTTTCTTGCCCGCATCGTAGCCCACAGCTTTATGTACCATTGCAGCAGTTTTCACACTTTGACTATCAATGATTGCCTCTGATGGACTCGAATGGCGCTCCTGCTCAATTCGCGTCCACTGCCGGAGTGTATCGTGAATTTCTAGCCAAGTTCCATCTTTGCGCCAATTACGAAAATAGGTGTACACTGTCTGCCATGCGGGAAAGTCACCCGGTAGCGATCGCCATCTAACTCCTTCTACCAAGACATAAAAAATTCCGTTAAGGACTTCCCATATATCAACTTCACGCTTGCGACCACCAGGTTTTGGTTCTGGAATCATCTCACTCAGAAATTCATATTGAACACGGGTCAGATTGCTGGGGTATGCTTTACTCATGTTGCTCTCTCAGTGCTGTCTACTATCTATTCACAGCGTATACTGAGAGAGCTTTTTTACCATCTCTCCGACTTTTCAAACAGCCTCTAAGACATTTTTTATTGCTTGTGAGAAATCCGGGGTAAAGCTGCTGTTCCCGCATTAAGAGGATTTCATCTACTGCTTGCCACTCGAATCGGTCTATGGCGGTGAAAGTTTCCTGGATGCTGGTGTTGAGATTGGTGTAGTCAAAGGTTGAGTTTTGTTCAGAGCTTTCGGCGCTCAAGTTTGTGCATGATGCCAAAAGATTTGATATTGTTTGTGTAGACATACCCTTATTTATCGGTTATGTGCCGTCCCCACTGGTAGCCTGAGAAACTTGCAGTGGGGATTTATAGATTTATATCTGCTGCTGACTTATTTACTTCCGCATTTGTATTTATAGTTCTTCATCTGTGTTTTGCTGATTGGTCGCTCTCCATAATGAGCAACCTTCTGCTTATGCCACTTGTTGATGTTGAACAAAATCCAATAGGGGAGGAAATATTTTTGATTTGTCAGCAGAAACCAGTACAAATACTACATTCTTAGAAATCGGTTCCTGAATATAGTTATGAAGAATAGCAAATGCTCTTGTAGTAAGGTAATGAGCATTTCTTAACAAAACTACAACTTTAGACGCATCCGACTGTGCAAGTAACGTTTCTATCTGCTCGATTAGCCTTTCAATATCTTGGGCTTCATAACCCTCGATAGCTTCAAAATCTATAATTTGGTCACATACAAAAGATGTCATTGTTTTTCCTCTGTGTTTTCAACTTTCTCAAAAGTTCCATCAGCGCGTCGCCGCCAGCCTGACACAATCACATCATCTTCAGGATTACGAGGTTTAGAGGGATCGCGCCAATCATAATCAACAGTTTCATCAGACGGTTTTGGCTCTATAGGAAGTATTTTTTCCTGATTTGACTCGTTTGTTTCACTCATGCAACCTGTATCACTTGAACTTAGCAGAAGGTAAAAAAATTTATTTGTTTACCCAGCTTCTGCTTTTTGTTGTACAATCCATTGTAATGCGCAAGCGACGCATTGCGTTACTGGGCAGCCAATAAAATTTAACCCGCCTTGTCGGTTGACGGAGGCGGGCTTTCTTTCATAATTTGAAGGACGCGATCGCGTTGCAGCCTGAGAGATTTGTTC from Nostoc flagelliforme CCNUN1 harbors:
- a CDS encoding ELKS/Rab6-interacting/CAST family protein, which produces MQAGYKNFEEYCQRELYAWGGYRRINQLLGAKKVIDAVGELGGHIKNERQARPLLRLVKEPEKLKQAVAIALKDNPSPSESDFAAAANIVVPQLRRKKQSIQEPMVPEIQEPVVPQKAIVTVSQQSHPRYGEEGTIEADAPNRWQQIVTFADGERLLINNADLDAASVPFSRGRNYRPEYTEAIAAIEERHKQELERLQQELRIGLQSEATARAEEQVSEQIQSLQNLYKQQREQNIQLQQRLDEMESLRQLETENQQLLSRIQELENAVQQHSVQQWGNTMTQQATKALNKQVKQALEKTIDLRSLAVEPPKENAQECLRLMGMALKNLSEAMNNTQALEAAAIILGSEPTPIAIAYRAEQLEMLPQAVSDIRRVLAQPGCTWQDYWAVAQEYEVIKADYWAELTTEETELITALEIASHPPVIQVGSIVAYADPYYTLYLARGEVVEDLGEDEVVVAWDHWKNEGKKTSRYFRNELRFWQGENK
- a CDS encoding transposase, coding for MTPNKNDCIPEQFRFGLVKSCPVVVNFNGEPVTSDAGLILIAELDRKREITSRLAACFKDYREPNKILHPVNGLIAQRIYGLIMGYEDVNDHETLRHDGIFALAVGKAINLEQEPITLAGKSTLNRIEHCPEDISSRADSRYHRIEHDASAIETLLVELFLVVEFFETLFPPSPDLKNDAAVFVDNSVWYCSLDYQTLDSWSRQRRVVAKVEYSYKEVDTRFVVTLLPVNKIPPGRLYTQKYCPRGNMENCLKEQKLGLHSDRTSTHTFEGNQLRLWFASIAYILMNALREQCLAKTEFKNATVEIIRTKLLKLGAVITIRKRRILIAISSACPYKEIFAMVYKSLSQLPCPG
- a CDS encoding IS5 family transposase; this translates as MSKAYPSNLTRVQYEFLSEMIPEPKPGGRKREVDIWEVLNGIFYVLVEGVRWRSLPGDFPAWQTVYTYFRNWRKDGTWLEIHDTLRQWTRIEQERHSSPSEAIIDSQSVKTAAMVHKAVGYDAGKKIKGRKRFMTVDTLGLVLRVLVTAASVGEREGGKKVLKRVKQSSNQVSRLTTIWVDGGFNGDPFMQWVMDFCRWIVQVVLRPEQTKGFVLLKKRWVVERTFGWLMGCRRLVRDYELLPETSETFIYLAMIRIMVRRLA